Genomic segment of Aquarana catesbeiana isolate 2022-GZ linkage group LG02, ASM4218655v1, whole genome shotgun sequence:
TGTAGTCTCATGCTTGTGTTAGTTTGGGATCAAGCTGCCTgcttgtctgccctgctctgctagattggatttccctctATGACCTCGGATCAGATAACGACTATTCTCTGAACctacctaccttttttttttcccataataatttttattaacaaatGCATAGAAAAACACATACAATAGAAGGGGTATCATGTAGTATTTTTGTAACACAGTTCAAGGTTACAGGTACACAACATAGGTATGGAATTGTCATTACAGCAAATTGAGATTTGTTTCCATATCTTCAAGTTAGCAAAATGTTTCAAGTAGACCTAAAAGAATACGAAGGGAACAAATTTGTTCCATTAAAAGAGTAGGGGTGGTATTtagagaaagaaacaaaaaaagggaaagagaaaagaaaaaaaaaaaaaaaaaagaaaagaaccagGAGGGGAAAGAGGAGTCaggaagagagggagaaaaaggggaaaaggaaggTAAGAATATAAAGAGCATGAACGTTAGAATGGTgggaaggaaaagagaggaaaagggGATAGGGGTTTCGAAAGGAGGCAGGAGGTTTAGAGTGGGGAGGAGAGGTAGGATGGAGGGGTGAAGTCCACATGACCGCCCCCATGCGGTGCCACCTCCCCGGTGTGGCTCTCTCTGTCCCCTGCCATATGGTTTAGGAGCTATATGTACTATAGCGTTGAGAACATTTGAAGTGCGACCAACAGGCCCATGTAGTCGTGAATTTTTGGATTCGTTCTTGTGAGATATGACCCAGCTCTTCCATCTCCTCTATTTTAGAGACCTTCCGAAACCACTCTCCAATCGTAGGAGAGCATGTGGATCGCCAATGTGTCGGGATGCATAATCTCGCCGCGTTCACCAAGTGCATGGCCAGAGATTTATAGTACTCATTTTTGGTTAGATGGGTATGGTGTAAGAGATACTGAGCAGGAGAGTAATCTAAAGAGTATGTTGTGACATATGTAATAAGTTCATGTACCTCTTTCCAGAATGGTTGTATGAGGtcacaatcccaccagatgtggagcatggtaCCCTTCGCTTTCCCACATCGCCAGCATGTATCTGGGATGGCTGGGGGGAATTTATGTAAACGTgatggggtcctgtaccagcgtgtTTGAATTTTATAGCCGTTTTCCTGGATGGCAACATTAAGGGATCCCTTGTGTACGTATTCGTTGATGCGAGTCCAATCCTCCTCCGTAAGAGATATCTGTAAATCAGATTCCCATGCTGTGCGTGCTGGGTCTGAGGTGCCAGGAAGTGTCATCTATAAGTGCATTGTACATATAGGAGATTAGATGTCTCTGCGGGGGGAGCTCGGGTGCATAATTCTTCAAAAGGTGTTAATTGTCTCGTCCAGGTCGTTGTTGTTGCCTGAGTTGAGAGAAAGTGTTGAATCTGTCGGTATGTCCAAAAAGGAAGGGAGTTAAGAGGGGACGAGTCTACCAAGTTCTCGTATGACCGAGGGGTTCTACCAGTAAAGAACTGGAATGCTAGTACCTGCctaccttttacctggactgtcattgaaccactctgcctgtctgccaactgccagtacctgtttgctttgctcagttcgtgcctgccctggcgtggtggTAAAGGCACCAtcgcattgtgtataagtcctgggggcaaacgagtaggcctgcttgccttaagggtaAGGGGGCTACTACAGGCGGAGAACACAGTAGCcaactatagtgtctgaccacctgcgttagggttAAGCGTGACAGATCTGCATCGCTGGGCCACATGACTGTTAATAGATttacattttgcctttttttttttgctcttttacaTAGTGGTGGCCAATATCCTTATTTTTAAAGGAGGCTTCCAATAATTCCCtatctgcacacacacacacacacacacacacacacaaccgcCAGGCCAGGCGCAGGCCCTTGTCAATATTGTAAAAATGTGCTTTGCCAGTGGTGTCCCCTCTGGTAGGTTACCCTTTCAATGTTGAGGGCACAtagcccggtacggttcaggaggttggACTGCACGCTTCTTCTTACCTTCCCCGGCCAACCAGGCTGGTTGCTCTGATGAGGGTTAGGTATAGATTTTGtggggaaaacttttttttaccatttgttttttttttttttttgcatggggtacaGCCTTAAAACCCATTCCGAGACACTGAAGTATCTGGGAGCAGTAGTACAAAATGTTTACCTTTAGATTGAGGGGTGAACGTCCCTGAATGTTCTGATTTGGACCTAGCTCTGAACAAGTGAAATTTCCATTTCTGAACCCGAAGGTAATCCCTAAACATGGACAAATGGGAATCTTCACAGACATCCCACCTTCCTACTTTTCTgttactctaatgccgtgtacacgccaCCAGACTTTTccatggactgaactccgaaggacttttcaacggagttctgacggaatggacttgcctacatacgatcacaccaaagtccgactgattcgaacgtgatgacgtacaccggactagaataaggaagttcttagccagtagccaatagctgcccttgcgtcgctttttgtccgtcggactagcatacagacgagcggatttttttcgataggactcaagtccgtcggaaagatttgaaacatgttctatttctaaagtccgtcagatttttcgacagaaaaggtcagatgaagcccacacacgattgaattgtctgacggattggttccatcggacctttgctgtcgaaaagtccggtcgtgtgtacacggcataacaggtttttgaAGAGTATGTACACCCAGAAAAGTAAAGTGAgttatagttagtctggttgaaaaaagacacaaatccatccagttcaaccaataaatacactatattgccaaaagtattgggacacctgccgttacacgcacatgaactttaatggcatcccagtcttatgccccgtacacacggttggattttccgatggaaaatgtccgatcggagcgtgttgtcggaaattccgaccgtgtgtgggctccatcggacattttccatcggattttccgacacacaaagtttgggagcaggctataaaattttccgacaacaaaatccgttgtcggaaattccgatcgtgtgtacacaaatccgacgcacaaagtgccacgcatgctcagaataaattaagagatgaaagctattggccactgccccgtttatagtcccgacgtacgtgttttacgtcaccgcgttcagaacgatcggattttccgacaactttgtgtgaccgtgtgtatgcaagacaagtttgagccaacatccatcggaaaaaatccatggattttgttgtcggaatgtccgaacaaaatccgaccgtgtgtacggggcattagtctgtagggttcaatattgggttggcccaccctttgcagctataacagcttcaactcttctgggaaggccgtccccaatatttaggagggtgtctatgggaatgtttgatcattcttccagaagagcatttgtgaggtcaggcaaagagtgggccaactcaatattgaaccctatggactaagactggtatgccattaaagttcatgttcgtttaaaggcaggtgtcccaatatatcCCATAATATGAGACTTCCATATAGTACAAATTACAGATCTTGAACATCTTGTAGAGCAAACCTAAATGGTATATTTCCCTTGACTTACAGGTTCTCCATGCAGAATGGTAAACATGTAAGGCCAATGGCCATGTCAACCACATAACTGTGTCTGATGATAAGGTATAGCTCAAGGAAGCAACGTTGTTGGCACTGATCTGCATTCCCCCAAATTTTGAATTGCTTAGACAATTAGGCACTAATCAGAAATACTTTTCATTGTTTTGATGTTCAGCCAATAAAAGGTGATTGGTTGCCACATTTATCTGCATGTGATTGTTCTTTCCAGTGCAGGTTCAATATGTCCAACAAAATTTGTCCAAAATCACTGACATCTGGACCTCTGTGCACAGTATAATTTTAAAACATTTCTCTTGATCTCTTTGGTTTTTATTCCATATATTATCGGGTTCAGCATTGGAGGAATGATTAGGTATAGGTTGGACAAGATAATTTGGGTGGAAGGAGCTATCTTCCCCCCAAACCTTTGAGTGACAGAGGAGAAAAGTGCCGGGATGTAAGCCAAAAGAATGACACAAACATGGCTGACGCATGTACTCCCGACTTTGTGTCTGGCCTCTCGGGATGGGAGGTTGAAGACCGCAGTTACAATCATCGAATAAGAAACTGTAATACCTATGAAATCTGCAGCTGTAAGCAGAACAGCTACTAACCCGTATACGACATTAACTCCGATGTCTGCACAGGCCAGTTTAGCCACAGTCATGTGATCACAATAAGTATGCTCAATCATGTGGCTGTTGCAAAACGGCAACCTCCTGACCAGGAAAGGATGGGGTAGCACCAGAACAGTTCCTCTCATGGCCACCGCAACTCCAATTTTTGCGATCAATGGGTTGGTCAAGATGGTAGAATATCTCAGAGGTTGGCATATGGCCACGTAACGATCAAAGGCCATAGCCAAGAGGACAGAGGAGCACATGACAGAGAAGGAATGGATGAAGAACATCTGAAGAAGGCAACCTTCAAAGGTGATCTCTTGGAGGTTAAACAAGAAGAGCAGGAGCATCTTAGGGAGGATGGCATTAGACTGGACAAGGTCTGTCAGCAACAACATGGAAAGGAAGAGGTACATGGGCTGGTGGAGGCTCTCCTCTGTTTTAATGGTAAGCAGAACACTAATATTGGCCAACAAGGTTATCAGGTATATGCAGAAGGCCGGCAATGAAAACCAGAGCTGGATGTTTTCCATCCCAGGAATTCCAACCAGGATGAAATAAGAGGAGCTCAGATTATTACCCCCAGACGTCATGACTCTGTTGTGTGCTGGTTCAAGATGCCTTCTTCTAATGTTACTCCTCGGTATGACAAAATCAGGAAACACTTTTCTTGACCGAGATAAAATACTATTCTGCAGAAGacaaaatcacagaaaaaaaagaGGTGCTAATTATGTTAGTGATACTACAGGCCTAAAATACGACCTATCATTTCAGTTCATCTGACTTAATGCTGGAACTAATACCGATAAAAATGATCAAAAGATGACCTGTCCCCATGAATGCCTTCAAGAAAATAGACTCTATGGCGTTTGCGTGCCACCCTATTGGTGTGGGTTTCTTGCAAGTGATTTGCTTTCCTGCCACAAACCTGAGACTGGTGTGTAGATTATCCCTAAGGCTTAAATGTTTAACTTCCATCTGCCGGTGGGAGATTCTGGCTGTAgtgccctcctcctctccccacctCTGTTTCTGGTCAATAGGCTGGGAGGTTATTCAGGATATCACCGTTAGGGGCACCCCTTGAGGATTACAAGCCTTGACATTTACTTTAGGTGGCATTAACACTTCCAGGAAGGAGACACTAATACCACTATAGTAACACACCCCTGCAGAAGGAACATGTCTTCTTCTGCATCTTCTCAGTCAATGACATGGTCTATTCCTACCCGTCCTGAGTCACATGACTCCAAAGCATTTTGAGTAGGTGTTAGTGGTAGAGAAAAAGAACGTATCTCTACCAGCTTGATTCACATCTTAAAGTTATTCTAAAAgctc
This window contains:
- the LOC141129576 gene encoding olfactory receptor 52E2-like, translating into MTSGGNNLSSSYFILVGIPGMENIQLWFSLPAFCIYLITLLANISVLLTIKTEESLHQPMYLFLSMLLLTDLVQSNAILPKMLLLFLFNLQEITFEGCLLQMFFIHSFSVMCSSVLLAMAFDRYVAICQPLRYSTILTNPLIAKIGVAVAMRGTVLVLPHPFLVRRLPFCNSHMIEHTYCDHMTVAKLACADIGVNVVYGLVAVLLTAADFIGITVSYSMIVTAVFNLPSREARHKVGSTCVSHVCVILLAYIPALFSSVTQRFGGKIAPSTQIILSNLYLIIPPMLNPIIYGIKTKEIKRNVLKLYCAQRSRCQ